One window of Lawsonibacter asaccharolyticus genomic DNA carries:
- a CDS encoding asparagine synthase, with product MSEEQSTYSANPGKQLVRTVDGVDYQRIPVKTHLITNTDDMADVVVRYAKDRMQEGDILFISEKAVACTQNRAIPMEDIKPRKLAVTLSRYVTKTPAGIGLGIPETMEMALRECGTLRILFAAFCSVIGKLFRRKGWFYIVAGPKARGIDGPTEGTIPPYDHYVVLTPADPMGTSRRLAQALGHPVAIVDINDLGANILGCSQKEPSMALLARILGDNPLGQSSECTPMGIIRKV from the coding sequence ATGAGCGAAGAACAGAGCACCTATTCCGCAAACCCCGGCAAGCAGCTGGTCCGCACGGTGGACGGGGTGGACTACCAGCGTATCCCGGTAAAGACCCACCTGATCACCAACACTGACGACATGGCCGACGTGGTGGTCCGCTACGCCAAGGACCGGATGCAGGAGGGGGACATTCTTTTCATCTCCGAGAAGGCGGTGGCCTGCACCCAGAACCGGGCCATCCCCATGGAGGACATCAAGCCCCGGAAGCTAGCCGTCACCCTCAGCCGCTATGTGACCAAGACCCCCGCCGGCATCGGTCTGGGCATCCCGGAGACTATGGAGATGGCCCTGCGGGAGTGCGGCACCCTGCGCATCCTGTTCGCCGCCTTCTGCAGCGTCATTGGCAAGCTGTTCCGCCGGAAGGGCTGGTTCTACATCGTGGCCGGGCCCAAGGCCCGGGGCATCGACGGCCCCACCGAGGGCACCATCCCTCCCTATGACCACTACGTGGTCCTCACCCCCGCCGACCCCATGGGTACCTCCCGCAGGCTGGCCCAGGCTCTGGGCCACCCGGTGGCAATCGTGGACATCAACGACCTGGGGGCCAACATCCTGGGCTGCTCCCAGAAGGAGCCCTCCATGGCCCTGCTGGCCAGGATCCTGGGGGACAACCCCTTGGGTCAGTCCAGTGAGTGCACCCCAATGGGCATCATCCGCAAAGTATGA
- a CDS encoding 50S ribosomal protein L13 gives MSTFMANKGNIVRKWYVLDAAGKPLGKTAAAAANLLRGKLKPEYTPHADCGDFVIIINAEKAVLTGKKLEQKYYRTHSGWIGGLKEVQYSTLMRERPELAMKLAVRGMMPRNVISKDSMSRLKIYRGGEHEHAAQKPELWAL, from the coding sequence ATGTCCACTTTTATGGCCAACAAGGGGAACATCGTGCGTAAGTGGTACGTCCTCGATGCTGCTGGCAAGCCTCTGGGCAAGACCGCTGCCGCCGCCGCCAACCTGCTGCGGGGCAAGCTGAAGCCTGAGTACACCCCCCACGCCGACTGCGGCGACTTCGTCATCATCATCAATGCCGAGAAGGCCGTCCTCACCGGCAAGAAACTGGAGCAGAAGTATTACCGCACCCACTCCGGCTGGATCGGCGGCCTGAAGGAAGTGCAGTACAGCACCCTGATGCGGGAGCGCCCCGAGCTGGCCATGAAGCTGGCTGTCCGCGGCATGATGCCTCGCAATGTGATCAGCAAGGATTCCATGTCCCGCCTGAAGATCTATCGCGGCGGTGAGCATGAGCACGCCGCTCAGAAGCCTGAGCTGTGGGCTCTGTAA
- a CDS encoding 30S ribosomal protein S9: protein MYKSKKPYFYGTGRRKSSVARVHLFPNGTGAVTINGRDIDEYFGLETLKLLVRQPLVTTGSEGKFDIVATVSGGGVTGQAGAIRHGVARALLLADENNRAALKAAGFLTRDPRMKERKKYGLKAARRAPQFSKR, encoded by the coding sequence ATGTATAAGAGCAAGAAGCCTTATTTCTATGGCACTGGCCGTCGGAAGTCCTCCGTGGCCCGCGTTCATCTGTTCCCCAACGGCACTGGCGCCGTGACCATCAACGGCCGCGACATCGATGAGTATTTCGGCCTGGAGACCCTGAAGCTGCTGGTCCGCCAGCCCCTGGTGACCACCGGCAGCGAGGGCAAGTTCGACATCGTGGCCACCGTCTCCGGCGGCGGCGTCACTGGCCAGGCCGGTGCCATCCGCCACGGTGTGGCCCGCGCCCTGCTGCTGGCTGACGAGAATAACCGCGCCGCCCTGAAGGCCGCCGGCTTCCTCACCCGTGATCCTCGTATGAAGGAGCGCAAGAAGTACGGTCTGAAGGCCGCCCGCCGTGCGCCCCAGTTCAGCAAGCGCTGA
- a CDS encoding transcriptional regulator AraC family, translated as MQNMNTLSRCNPDIQEQRRQYRSFFRTLFELADTLRMGDREELLQQEQVILELLESTSFPPKEGPLINAVYDLLHNIERKDRTRASQHIARVQEYILENYSDSTLSLESVAERIGITSSYLSRLFKKETGSSFVDYVNTVRVQKAKFLLAQSELKIKDIAYQTGFHSIQNFFRIFKRMTGDPPGEYRIKQKDVS; from the coding sequence ATGCAAAACATGAACACACTCTCCAGATGCAATCCAGATATTCAGGAACAGCGCAGACAATATCGCTCTTTTTTTCGCACTCTGTTTGAATTGGCTGATACTCTGCGCATGGGAGATAGAGAAGAACTGCTACAACAGGAACAAGTTATCTTAGAGCTTCTTGAAAGCACTTCTTTTCCCCCAAAAGAAGGTCCTTTGATCAATGCAGTATATGATCTGCTTCATAACATTGAACGTAAGGACCGTACTCGTGCCTCACAGCATATTGCCCGGGTACAGGAGTATATTTTGGAAAACTATTCTGACAGCACACTATCTTTGGAATCCGTCGCAGAGCGAATTGGCATCACTTCCTCTTACCTAAGCCGCCTATTTAAAAAGGAAACCGGGAGTTCTTTTGTGGACTATGTCAATACAGTCAGAGTCCAGAAAGCCAAGTTTCTTTTGGCTCAATCAGAGCTAAAAATTAAGGATATCGCATATCAAACTGGTTTTCACTCCATACAGAACTTTTTCCGAATCTTTAAACGCATGACGGGTGATCCCCCGGGTGAATATCGGATTAAACAAAAGGACGTTTCTTGA
- a CDS encoding amidohydrolase family protein: protein MSRTYLKNVRIVDGTGAPAIENGLYVFDNIEDKFTEDVVEYVGEMDQSVLAKAGPEDAVFDLSGHTILPGLINCHVHLDLMLPYRGLGNSFDEFGIPYRTLLSYRRAAEALDCGVTTIRSAAIPDDIDIGLKKAINKNMLCGPNIIACGKGLVAHNGHGSEENSVVMCSGVDAFMKAAREQLAAGADQLKMMYTGGMASANEGLCDMQMTDEEVKAVVDVAHRAGKKCFAHLSNDKAIRQSVLLGVDSVEHGYTLSEETAKLMAEHGTYFVPTISVSSSDDYLLAHGCPAHQVEKGREAAKTHRQGVTWAHKHGVKICVGTDLLPSDPVDGTNATVREIELLVQCGLSPMEAIKAATSTGAELCGLQDVTGTLKPGLMGDFIVVEGKPDENISDLRKLRLVAKHCRLIWSTLPNLNVRRFSVLAPGYEMKGGTFCDWRLI from the coding sequence ATGTCACGCACCTATCTGAAAAATGTCCGCATCGTGGATGGAACCGGCGCACCGGCCATTGAAAACGGCCTCTATGTCTTTGACAATATAGAGGACAAATTCACTGAGGACGTGGTGGAGTATGTGGGAGAAATGGACCAGAGTGTCCTGGCCAAGGCGGGGCCGGAGGATGCGGTCTTCGACCTGTCCGGGCACACCATTCTGCCCGGACTGATCAACTGCCATGTCCATCTGGACCTCATGCTCCCCTATCGGGGGCTGGGCAACAGCTTTGATGAGTTTGGCATCCCCTACCGCACACTGCTGAGCTACCGGCGGGCGGCCGAGGCGCTGGACTGCGGCGTTACCACCATCCGCAGTGCCGCTATTCCCGATGACATCGACATTGGACTGAAAAAGGCCATCAACAAGAACATGCTCTGCGGCCCCAACATCATTGCCTGCGGAAAGGGACTGGTGGCCCACAATGGACACGGCTCAGAGGAAAACTCCGTGGTCATGTGCAGCGGTGTAGACGCATTTATGAAGGCTGCCCGGGAGCAGCTGGCGGCAGGGGCAGACCAGCTGAAGATGATGTACACCGGGGGAATGGCTTCCGCGAATGAGGGCCTGTGCGATATGCAGATGACGGATGAAGAGGTAAAGGCAGTGGTGGACGTGGCCCACCGGGCCGGAAAGAAGTGCTTCGCTCATCTGTCCAACGACAAGGCCATCCGTCAGTCCGTCCTGCTGGGGGTGGATTCGGTGGAGCACGGCTACACGCTGTCTGAAGAGACTGCCAAGCTGATGGCAGAGCACGGCACCTATTTTGTCCCAACGATCTCTGTCTCCTCCAGCGATGATTATCTGCTGGCCCACGGATGCCCGGCTCACCAGGTGGAAAAGGGGCGCGAGGCCGCCAAGACCCACCGGCAGGGCGTGACCTGGGCCCATAAGCACGGCGTAAAGATCTGCGTGGGCACCGATCTTCTGCCCTCTGACCCGGTGGACGGCACCAACGCCACCGTCCGGGAGATCGAGCTGCTGGTCCAGTGCGGCCTGTCTCCGATGGAGGCCATCAAGGCAGCTACCTCCACCGGTGCGGAGCTGTGTGGGCTGCAGGATGTGACCGGCACCCTCAAGCCCGGACTGATGGGCGACTTCATTGTGGTGGAAGGCAAGCCGGATGAAAATATCTCTGATCTGCGGAAGCTGCGCCTGGTGGCCAAGCACTGCAGGCTGATTTGGAGCACCCTGCCCAACCTGAATGTCCGCCGCTTCAGCGTGCTGGCCCCCGGCTATGAGATGAAGGGCGGTACCTTCTGCGATTGGCGCCTGATCTGA
- a CDS encoding endoribonuclease L-PSP gives MTKRINTEKAPAAIGPYSQGVAAGNFLFVSGQLPIDPKTGSIDADNVADQARQSLTNLSQILEAAGTSMDKVVKTTVFIQHMDDFAVMNEVYAQFFQGEVLPARSAVEVAKLPKGALVEIEAVAAL, from the coding sequence ATGACAAAACGCATCAATACCGAAAAGGCCCCTGCCGCTATTGGCCCCTATTCTCAGGGGGTAGCAGCGGGAAATTTCCTGTTCGTTTCCGGCCAGCTGCCGATTGACCCCAAGACCGGCAGCATCGACGCGGACAACGTGGCCGACCAGGCGAGACAGTCCCTGACCAATCTGTCTCAGATCCTGGAGGCCGCAGGCACCTCCATGGACAAGGTGGTCAAGACCACCGTATTCATTCAGCATATGGATGACTTTGCGGTGATGAATGAGGTCTATGCCCAGTTCTTCCAGGGAGAGGTCCTGCCTGCCCGCAGCGCTGTGGAGGTAGCCAAGCTGCCCAAGGGCGCACTGGTCGAAATCGAGGCGGTCGCGGCGCTGTGA
- a CDS encoding citrate transporter — protein MEIISFIGIVAALILIILGSVRGYSLILLSTVAALLVAATGGVNVFENYANVYMGGVANMVLALFPIFLGGQMFGKMLEMSGLPMAVASGVFRKLGPASAVAAVYLATLAMSVGGIDVFVIIFTMYPLAAAFFKAAGISRSLIPACVLGGAVAMQTLPGMPINNIVLPANAFGTTPMAGFWMAIAGFAIVGGGNLWYLHRAGQKYIAKGEGFIPREGDTDDVDLNTEGLPNPFLLLIPMGIVVLLLNLIHWPAWAALFIGCVVLALMFWKRYEGFHKIVNTMAEGAKNSQSVIQTAAICGLASVVGAVPGYNLLLGLLEKASFGSPYIMLFVCIAVIAGFTGSATGGLAFVLDNFTDKLVAMGGNPEALTRIANISQITFDSLPHNSAIVLTLSYCGVTHKEGYKHLFVVTVVTTTLATIVNIIMAHLGVI, from the coding sequence ATGGAAATTATCAGCTTTATTGGCATCGTAGCGGCACTGATCCTGATTATCCTCGGCTCCGTCCGAGGCTATTCCCTGATCCTGCTGTCCACTGTGGCGGCTCTGCTGGTGGCAGCCACCGGCGGCGTGAATGTGTTTGAAAATTACGCCAATGTCTATATGGGCGGCGTGGCCAACATGGTGCTGGCCCTGTTCCCCATCTTCCTGGGCGGCCAGATGTTCGGCAAGATGCTGGAGATGTCCGGCCTGCCCATGGCGGTGGCCAGCGGCGTGTTCCGCAAGCTGGGGCCCGCCAGCGCGGTGGCGGCGGTCTATCTGGCTACCCTGGCCATGTCTGTGGGCGGCATCGACGTGTTCGTCATTATTTTCACCATGTATCCCCTGGCCGCTGCCTTCTTTAAGGCTGCCGGCATCTCCCGCAGCCTGATCCCCGCCTGCGTATTGGGCGGTGCGGTGGCAATGCAGACCCTGCCCGGCATGCCTATCAACAACATCGTGCTCCCCGCCAATGCCTTCGGCACCACTCCCATGGCCGGTTTCTGGATGGCTATCGCCGGCTTTGCCATCGTGGGCGGCGGCAACCTGTGGTATCTCCACCGGGCAGGACAGAAGTACATCGCCAAAGGGGAAGGCTTTATCCCCCGTGAAGGCGACACCGACGACGTGGATCTGAACACTGAGGGACTGCCCAACCCCTTCCTCCTGCTGATCCCCATGGGTATCGTGGTCCTTCTGCTCAACCTGATCCACTGGCCCGCCTGGGCGGCCCTGTTTATCGGCTGTGTTGTGCTGGCACTGATGTTCTGGAAGCGATACGAGGGCTTCCACAAGATCGTCAATACGATGGCAGAGGGAGCGAAGAACTCTCAGTCTGTGATCCAGACTGCCGCTATCTGCGGCCTGGCCTCTGTGGTGGGCGCGGTGCCCGGCTACAACCTGCTGCTGGGCCTGCTGGAAAAGGCCTCTTTTGGCAGCCCATACATCATGCTGTTTGTGTGCATCGCGGTGATCGCTGGCTTTACGGGCAGCGCCACCGGCGGCCTGGCCTTTGTCCTGGACAATTTTACGGACAAGCTGGTAGCTATGGGCGGCAATCCGGAGGCGTTGACCCGGATCGCCAACATCTCCCAGATCACCTTTGACTCCCTGCCCCACAACAGCGCGATTGTCCTGACCCTGTCCTACTGCGGCGTGACCCACAAGGAGGGCTACAAGCACCTGTTTGTGGTGACTGTCGTTACCACCACACTGGCCACGATCGTCAACATCATCATGGCCCATTTGGGAGTGATTTGA
- a CDS encoding aminotransferase: MSIRDKMRPLFRTLDGGLFSEKAGKADVGDAVSKLQAEGGTLMCWADPFYPDRVIPQKVLERSVEVIQQGVACHYTPPIGNADLKEVIAKKIERDNHIKVNPQRNIIINPGSDVGLYFAMTPFIEPGDEVLVHDPSYPSNFLDPQLLNGVVVKVPTYEEDNYRLRVEEYEKRLTPKTKMVLLSSPNNPTGRVFTREELTELSQFIIKHDLICVCDQAFEDTAFPGHEMVTMASLPGMWERTVTVCSCSKGMALSGYRVGYIFADDVIMDTMYATAVNIQGAANTMVQMAMIPAYEDTSFIQDYVAEQDFRRRYAYEKFNAVPGVSMPLMESGFYGWVNVSRLGDSSEITAYLAEEAKTLVNDGKFYGDQGAGHLRIIYGVFADRQKSLDGIDRLCAALAKRAAQLGITE, from the coding sequence ATGAGCATAAGAGACAAGATGCGGCCCCTGTTCCGTACCCTGGACGGCGGCCTGTTTTCTGAAAAAGCGGGAAAGGCAGACGTGGGAGATGCGGTGTCCAAGCTCCAAGCGGAGGGCGGCACCCTGATGTGTTGGGCGGACCCTTTCTATCCAGACCGGGTGATCCCACAGAAGGTACTGGAGCGCAGTGTGGAGGTCATCCAGCAGGGGGTGGCCTGCCACTATACCCCGCCCATCGGCAATGCGGACCTGAAAGAGGTCATTGCGAAAAAAATCGAGCGGGACAACCACATCAAAGTAAACCCCCAGCGGAACATCATCATCAATCCCGGCTCTGACGTGGGCCTGTATTTTGCTATGACCCCCTTTATTGAGCCGGGAGACGAGGTGCTGGTCCACGACCCCAGCTATCCAAGCAATTTCCTGGACCCCCAGCTGCTCAACGGCGTGGTGGTGAAGGTGCCCACCTATGAGGAGGACAACTACCGCCTGCGGGTGGAGGAGTATGAGAAGCGGCTGACGCCCAAGACGAAGATGGTGCTGCTCTCCTCCCCCAACAACCCCACCGGCCGGGTGTTCACCCGGGAGGAGCTGACAGAGCTGTCCCAGTTCATCATCAAGCATGACCTGATCTGTGTCTGCGATCAGGCCTTTGAGGATACCGCGTTTCCGGGACATGAGATGGTCACCATGGCCTCACTGCCCGGCATGTGGGAGCGCACGGTCACAGTCTGTTCCTGCTCCAAGGGCATGGCCCTGAGCGGCTACCGGGTGGGCTATATCTTCGCGGATGATGTGATCATGGACACCATGTACGCCACTGCGGTGAATATCCAGGGTGCGGCCAATACCATGGTCCAGATGGCCATGATCCCCGCCTATGAGGACACATCCTTCATTCAGGACTATGTGGCGGAGCAGGACTTCCGCCGCCGCTATGCCTATGAGAAATTCAATGCGGTGCCCGGAGTATCCATGCCCCTGATGGAGTCGGGCTTCTATGGCTGGGTCAATGTCAGCCGCTTGGGAGACTCCAGCGAGATCACCGCCTATCTGGCGGAGGAGGCCAAGACGCTGGTCAACGACGGAAAATTTTACGGAGACCAGGGAGCCGGCCACCTGCGCATCATCTACGGTGTGTTCGCTGACCGACAGAAGAGCCTGGACGGGATCGACCGCCTGTGCGCGGCT